The Pseudomonas azotoformans genome has a segment encoding these proteins:
- a CDS encoding alkaline phosphatase D family protein, with the protein MSHFDLGRRRVMQAVGAGLLLPGLAPAVIASVKDRPQLTDGVQSGDLLGDRAMIWSRSDRPARMVVEWDTRSVFSNPRRFVSPLADNRTDFTARVELTGLPANQAIFYRVHFEDAQTGVASEPWFGHLRSVPQQRRDIRFVWSGDTVGQGFGINPDIGGMRIYEAMRLRLPDFFIHSGDTIYADGPVPAQLTVEDGRIWRNLTTDAKSKVAETLDEYRGNYRYNLMDENVRRFNAEVPQIWQWDDHEVVNNWSPSKQLDERYQVKDINTLVGRARQAWLEYSPMRRQSADGGGRIYRKLGYGPLLDVFVLDMRSYRGPNDDNLGAEKPFLGREQLDWLKRELKGSQAQWKVVAADMPIGLGVPDGEVSPGVPRWEAIANNDPGAPQGRELEIAELLGFLRAQKVRNHVWLTADVHYCAAHHYHPDRAAFQDFEPFWEFVAGPLNAGSFGPNPLDKTFGPEVVFEKAPPAQNTSPFAGFQFFGEVNIDGQTAELTVILRDLDGVSVFEQKLQPT; encoded by the coding sequence ATGAGCCACTTCGATCTCGGCCGCCGCCGCGTGATGCAAGCCGTCGGCGCCGGCCTGTTGTTGCCGGGCCTGGCCCCGGCGGTGATCGCCTCTGTGAAGGACCGGCCGCAACTCACCGACGGCGTGCAGTCCGGCGACCTGCTCGGTGATCGCGCCATGATCTGGAGCCGCAGCGACCGCCCGGCCCGCATGGTGGTGGAGTGGGACACCCGCAGCGTCTTCAGCAACCCGCGTCGATTTGTTTCGCCCCTGGCCGACAACCGCACCGACTTTACCGCCCGTGTCGAACTCACTGGGCTGCCCGCCAACCAAGCGATTTTCTACCGCGTGCACTTCGAAGACGCCCAGACCGGCGTTGCCAGCGAACCCTGGTTTGGCCACTTGCGCAGCGTGCCGCAGCAGCGCCGCGATATTCGTTTTGTGTGGAGTGGCGACACCGTCGGCCAGGGCTTCGGCATCAACCCGGACATCGGCGGCATGCGCATCTATGAAGCGATGCGCCTGCGCCTGCCGGACTTTTTTATCCACAGCGGCGACACCATCTATGCAGACGGCCCAGTGCCGGCCCAGCTCACGGTCGAAGACGGGCGCATCTGGCGCAACCTCACCACCGACGCCAAGAGCAAGGTGGCTGAAACCCTGGATGAATATCGCGGCAACTACCGCTACAACCTGATGGACGAAAACGTCCGTCGCTTCAACGCCGAAGTGCCGCAGATCTGGCAGTGGGACGACCATGAAGTGGTGAACAACTGGTCGCCAAGCAAGCAGTTGGATGAGCGTTACCAGGTCAAGGACATCAACACCTTGGTCGGCCGTGCGCGCCAGGCCTGGCTGGAATATTCACCGATGCGCCGGCAGAGCGCCGATGGCGGCGGGCGCATTTATCGCAAGCTCGGCTATGGGCCGTTGCTGGATGTGTTCGTGCTGGACATGCGCAGCTATCGCGGGCCGAACGATGACAACCTGGGCGCTGAAAAACCCTTCCTCGGCCGCGAGCAGTTGGATTGGCTCAAGCGTGAACTCAAGGGCTCGCAGGCGCAGTGGAAAGTCGTCGCCGCTGACATGCCAATTGGCCTGGGTGTGCCTGATGGCGAAGTGAGCCCCGGCGTGCCGCGCTGGGAAGCGATTGCCAACAACGACCCAGGCGCACCGCAAGGGCGTGAGCTGGAAATTGCCGAGCTGCTGGGCTTTTTAAGGGCGCAGAAGGTGCGTAACCATGTGTGGCTGACGGCGGATGTGCATTACTGCGCGGCACACCACTATCACCCGGATCGCGCGGCGTTCCAGGATTTCGAGCCGTTCTGGGAGTTTGTCGCCGGGCCGTTGAATGCGGGGAGTTTCGGGCCTAATCCGTTGGACAAGACCTTTGGGCCAGAGGTGGTGTTCGAGAAGGCGCCGCCGGCGCAGAACACCTCGCCATTTGCCGGTTTTCAGTTTTTTGGCGAGGTGAACATTGATGGGCAGACGGCGGAGTTGACCGTGATTTTGCGGGATCTGGATGGCGTTTCGGTCTTTGAACAAAAACTCCAGCCCACCTGA
- a CDS encoding PepSY domain-containing protein, with protein sequence MLKKTLFQLHWFFGITAGLVLALMGITGAAVSFQDEILRALNPSVLTVEKREAGVLPPAELVRKLEATEGQTVAMLFVESESGNAARVFFTPPTGERRGQLRYFDPYTGDYMGDVVGQEVFGFLLQFHRFLVMGDTGRNITGACTLILVFFCLSGLYLRWPRQVASWRAWLTLDWRKKGRAFNWDLHSVFGTWCLLAYLLSALTGLYWSYDWYSQGLTQLLSDAPQNERVRKRGPAPEGPAPVANYDAIWSSIYSNAGPGLSAYNIRMPAVAGQPATVYYLLDNSPHDRALNQINLDPATGEVKSHDRYASKTLGSQLLTSVYALHTGSYFGLVGRIILTVSSVLMPLFFITGWLLYLDRRRKKRQVRDARKGLTANTSDAPAWLIGFASQSGFAEQLAWQTAGQLQAAGLPVKVQSLGSVSQDDLRQSENALFVVSTFGDGEAPDSARGFDRSVLGQDLPLKGLNYSVLALGDRQYEHFCGFARRLHFWLTHQGGNALFAPVEVDSGDTAALLHWQQQLGQLTGHVPAAAWPTAQYENWTLSQRTLLNRDSAGADVYLLGLTSSSPQRWQAGDLVEVLPRNCPWAIEHFLEGLGLAGSDGVLIDGMAHTLDQALATRQLPTHRAHLVGLHAQALVDALVPLGMREYSIASIASDGVLELIVRQERHPDGSLGLGSGWLTEHAALGSSISLRLRRNSGFHLPQAPVPLILLGNGTGLAGLRSLLKARIADGQQRNWLLFGERNIKHDFLCQDELQGWLASGDLALLDLAFSRDQEEKIYVQDRLRESAEVLRKWLSDGAAIYVCGSLQGMATGVDQALVDILGSEAVERLIEQGRYRRDVY encoded by the coding sequence GTGTTGAAGAAAACCCTGTTCCAGTTGCACTGGTTCTTCGGCATTACCGCCGGGCTGGTGCTGGCCTTGATGGGGATCACCGGGGCTGCGGTCTCGTTTCAGGATGAAATCCTACGGGCGCTCAACCCGAGCGTACTGACCGTGGAAAAACGCGAAGCCGGTGTATTGCCGCCCGCCGAGCTGGTGCGCAAGCTGGAAGCCACCGAAGGCCAGACCGTGGCCATGCTGTTCGTGGAGAGCGAAAGCGGCAACGCCGCCCGCGTGTTCTTCACCCCGCCGACCGGCGAACGCCGTGGCCAGTTGCGCTATTTCGATCCCTACACCGGCGACTACATGGGCGACGTGGTCGGCCAGGAGGTTTTCGGCTTCCTGCTGCAATTCCACCGTTTCCTGGTGATGGGCGATACCGGTCGCAACATCACCGGCGCGTGCACGCTGATCCTGGTGTTCTTCTGCCTGTCCGGGTTGTACCTGCGCTGGCCGCGCCAAGTGGCAAGCTGGCGTGCCTGGCTGACCTTGGATTGGCGTAAAAAAGGCCGTGCCTTCAACTGGGACCTGCACTCGGTGTTCGGCACCTGGTGCCTGTTGGCGTATCTGCTGTCGGCACTGACCGGGCTGTATTGGTCCTACGACTGGTACAGCCAGGGCCTGACCCAGCTGCTGTCCGACGCCCCACAGAATGAACGGGTGCGCAAACGCGGCCCAGCCCCTGAAGGTCCGGCGCCCGTGGCCAATTACGATGCGATCTGGAGCAGCATCTACAGCAACGCCGGCCCCGGCTTGAGTGCCTACAACATCCGCATGCCAGCCGTCGCCGGACAACCGGCCACCGTGTACTACCTGCTGGACAATTCGCCCCATGACCGCGCGCTGAACCAGATCAACCTGGACCCGGCGACCGGCGAGGTGAAATCCCACGACCGCTACGCCAGCAAGACCCTCGGCTCGCAACTGCTGACCAGCGTCTACGCGCTGCACACCGGCAGCTACTTCGGCCTGGTGGGGCGCATCATTCTCACAGTCAGTTCGGTGCTGATGCCGCTGTTCTTCATCACCGGTTGGCTGTTGTACCTGGACCGTCGTCGCAAGAAGCGCCAGGTGCGTGACGCGCGTAAAGGCCTCACGGCCAACACCAGCGATGCCCCGGCCTGGCTGATCGGCTTTGCCAGCCAGAGCGGTTTTGCCGAGCAATTGGCCTGGCAAACGGCTGGCCAATTACAGGCGGCCGGCTTGCCGGTGAAGGTGCAATCCCTGGGCAGCGTCAGCCAGGATGACCTGCGCCAGTCGGAAAATGCGCTGTTCGTGGTCAGCACCTTCGGCGACGGCGAAGCCCCTGACAGTGCTCGCGGATTCGATCGCAGCGTGCTCGGCCAAGACCTGCCCCTAAAGGGCTTGAACTACTCGGTCCTGGCTCTGGGCGACCGTCAATACGAACACTTCTGCGGCTTCGCGCGGCGCCTGCATTTCTGGCTGACCCATCAGGGCGGCAACGCTTTATTTGCTCCGGTAGAAGTCGACAGCGGTGACACCGCCGCCCTGCTGCACTGGCAACAACAACTCGGCCAGCTCACCGGCCACGTCCCGGCGGCCGCTTGGCCGACCGCGCAGTACGAAAACTGGACACTGAGCCAACGCACGCTGCTCAACCGCGACAGCGCAGGCGCCGATGTCTACTTGCTGGGCCTCACCTCCTCGTCACCACAACGCTGGCAAGCCGGCGACCTGGTGGAAGTGCTGCCGCGCAACTGCCCTTGGGCCATCGAACACTTCCTCGAAGGCCTGGGCCTGGCCGGCAGTGACGGCGTGTTGATCGACGGCATGGCGCACACCCTCGACCAGGCCCTGGCCACTCGCCAACTGCCGACGCATCGCGCCCACCTGGTCGGCCTGCATGCCCAGGCGCTGGTGGACGCGCTGGTGCCGCTGGGCATGCGCGAATACTCCATCGCCTCGATTGCCAGCGATGGCGTACTCGAATTGATCGTGCGCCAGGAACGCCACCCCGACGGCAGCCTGGGCCTGGGATCAGGCTGGCTCACCGAACATGCCGCCCTCGGCTCCAGCATCAGCCTGCGCCTGCGCCGCAACAGTGGCTTCCACCTGCCGCAAGCACCCGTGCCGCTGATCCTGCTGGGCAACGGCACCGGCCTGGCCGGCCTGCGCAGTTTGCTCAAGGCGCGCATTGCCGACGGCCAGCAGCGTAACTGGCTGCTGTTCGGTGAGCGCAATATCAAGCATGACTTCCTCTGTCAGGACGAACTGCAAGGCTGGCTGGCCAGTGGCGATCTGGCGCTGCTGGACCTGGCGTTTTCCCGCGACCAGGAGGAAAAAATCTACGTGCAGGATCGCCTGCGGGAGTCAGCCGAAGTACTGCGTAAGTGGCTGAGCGACGGCGCGGCGATTTATGTGTGCGGGAGCCTGCAGGGGATGGCGACTGGGGTGGATCAGGCGTTGGTGGACATCCTTGGCAGTGAAGCCGTGGAGCGGTTGATCGAACAAGGTCGCTATCGCCGCGACGTCTACTGA
- a CDS encoding Fe2+-dependent dioxygenase, protein MLLHIPGLFSREEVQRIRQALETADWADGKITAGHQSAKAKHNLQLPEGHPLAKEIGAAMLERLWQNPLFMSAALPHKVFPPLLNCYTAGGSFDFHIDNAVRQPKGSHERVRTDLSSTLFFSDPDEYDGGELEIQDTFGLQRVKLPAGDMVLYPGSSLHKVNAVTRGARYASFFWTQSLVREDSQRTLLFEMDGAIQQLSADVPDHPALIQLTGTYHNLLRRWVEV, encoded by the coding sequence ATGCTGCTGCACATCCCCGGCCTGTTCTCTCGTGAGGAAGTGCAGCGCATCCGCCAAGCCCTGGAAACTGCCGATTGGGCCGACGGTAAAATCACCGCCGGGCACCAGTCCGCCAAGGCCAAGCACAACCTGCAATTGCCTGAAGGTCACCCGCTCGCCAAGGAAATTGGCGCGGCGATGCTGGAACGTTTGTGGCAGAACCCGTTGTTTATGTCGGCGGCGTTACCGCACAAGGTCTTCCCGCCTTTGCTCAATTGCTACACCGCCGGCGGGAGTTTCGACTTTCACATCGACAACGCCGTACGCCAGCCCAAAGGCAGCCACGAGCGCGTGCGCACCGATTTGTCATCCACCTTGTTTTTCAGCGACCCCGATGAATACGACGGCGGCGAGCTGGAGATCCAGGACACCTTTGGCCTGCAGCGTGTGAAGTTGCCGGCCGGCGACATGGTGCTGTACCCCGGTTCCAGCCTGCACAAAGTCAACGCCGTGACCCGCGGCGCGCGCTACGCCTCGTTCTTCTGGACCCAAAGCCTGGTGCGCGAAGACAGCCAGCGTACCCTGCTGTTCGAAATGGACGGTGCGATCCAGCAACTGAGCGCCGATGTGCCAGACCACCCGGCACTGATCCAGCTCACCGGCACCTACCACAACCTGTTGCGCCGCTGGGTCGAGGTCTGA
- a CDS encoding tetratricopeptide repeat protein, with the protein MGFLLRREEVLNVEQLQSMLDDSPVRAAQAILVAAKEGVVDAQALLGQILLDGRGITRDEALALRWFQIAAQGGHLMARNMAGRCLEHGWGGAADETAAAREYRLAAEAGLDWAQYNYANLLATGRGVAEDQQRALSLYRQAAEQGHAKSMNLLGRYLEDGRFCGQDLEAAVDWYRRSAEGGDFRGQFSYAAVLADRGQIDAALEWLRKALAGGNLKFLRTAHQALSAASNPQIRAMAEAYRERAGSLS; encoded by the coding sequence ATGGGCTTCTTGTTGCGCCGTGAAGAAGTGCTCAACGTCGAGCAACTGCAAAGCATGCTCGATGATTCCCCCGTGCGCGCCGCCCAGGCGATCCTGGTGGCCGCAAAGGAGGGTGTGGTCGATGCCCAGGCGCTGCTCGGGCAGATCCTCTTGGATGGCCGTGGCATTACGCGGGATGAAGCGCTGGCGTTGCGCTGGTTCCAGATCGCGGCCCAGGGTGGGCACTTGATGGCGCGCAATATGGCCGGGCGTTGTTTGGAGCATGGCTGGGGTGGTGCGGCGGATGAAACGGCAGCGGCGCGAGAGTACCGTTTGGCCGCCGAAGCCGGTTTGGATTGGGCGCAATACAACTACGCCAACCTGTTGGCGACCGGGCGCGGTGTGGCCGAAGACCAGCAACGAGCGCTGAGCCTATACCGCCAGGCAGCGGAACAAGGCCATGCCAAGTCGATGAATCTGTTGGGGCGTTATCTGGAAGACGGTCGCTTCTGTGGGCAGGATCTGGAGGCGGCGGTGGACTGGTATCGGCGCTCGGCCGAAGGCGGCGATTTTCGCGGGCAGTTCAGCTATGCGGCGGTGTTGGCCGACAGGGGTCAAATCGACGCGGCGCTGGAGTGGTTGCGCAAAGCGTTGGCGGGGGGGAATTTGAAGTTTTTGCGCACGGCGCACCAGGCGCTCTCAGCGGCGAGCAACCCGCAAATCAGAGCAATGGCAGAGGCCTACCGTGAGCGCGCAGGCAGCCTTTCTTAA
- a CDS encoding type III PLP-dependent enzyme, giving the protein MSINVEDYFARATFDKMKAFADKQETPFVVIDTAMISQAYDDLRAGFEFAKVYYAVKANPAVEIIDLLKEKGSSFDIASIYELDKVMDRGVSADRISYGNTIKKSKDIRYFYEKGVRLFSTDSEADLRNIAKAAPGSKVYVRILTEGSTTADWPLSRKFGCQTDMAMDLLILARDLGLVPYGISFHVGSQQRDISVWDAAIAKVKVIFERLKEEDGIHLKLINMGGGFPANYITRTNSLETYAEEIIRFLKEDFGDDLPEIILEPGRSLIANAGILVSEVVLVARKSRTAVERWVYTDVGKFSGLIETMDEAIKFPIWTEKKGEMEEVVIAGPTCDSADIMYENYKYGLPLNLAIGDRLYWLSTGAYTTSYSAVEFNGFPPLKSFYV; this is encoded by the coding sequence ATGTCGATCAACGTCGAAGATTATTTCGCGCGCGCCACTTTTGACAAAATGAAGGCGTTCGCCGACAAGCAAGAAACCCCGTTCGTGGTGATCGACACCGCGATGATCAGCCAGGCCTACGATGACCTGCGCGCCGGTTTCGAATTCGCCAAGGTGTATTACGCGGTCAAGGCCAACCCGGCTGTCGAGATCATCGACCTGCTCAAAGAGAAAGGTTCGAGCTTCGACATCGCCTCGATCTACGAGCTGGATAAAGTGATGGACCGTGGCGTCAGCGCCGACCGCATCAGCTACGGCAACACCATCAAGAAGTCCAAGGACATCCGCTACTTCTACGAGAAAGGCGTGCGCCTGTTCTCCACCGACTCCGAAGCCGACCTGCGCAACATCGCCAAGGCCGCGCCGGGTTCGAAAGTGTATGTGCGTATCCTCACCGAAGGCTCGACCACGGCTGACTGGCCTTTGTCGCGCAAATTCGGCTGCCAGACCGACATGGCCATGGACCTGCTGATCCTGGCCCGTGACCTGGGCCTGGTGCCTTACGGCATCTCGTTCCACGTGGGTTCGCAACAGCGCGACATCAGCGTGTGGGACGCGGCGATCGCCAAGGTCAAAGTGATCTTCGAACGCCTGAAAGAAGAAGACGGCATCCACCTCAAGCTGATCAACATGGGTGGCGGCTTCCCGGCCAACTACATAACCCGCACCAACAGCCTGGAAACCTACGCTGAAGAAATCATCCGTTTCCTCAAGGAAGACTTCGGCGACGACCTGCCGGAAATCATCCTGGAGCCGGGCCGTTCGTTGATTGCCAACGCCGGTATCCTGGTCAGCGAAGTGGTGCTGGTGGCGCGTAAATCCCGTACCGCCGTCGAGCGTTGGGTGTATACGGATGTGGGCAAGTTCTCCGGCCTGATCGAAACCATGGACGAAGCCATCAAGTTCCCGATCTGGACCGAGAAGAAAGGCGAGATGGAAGAAGTGGTCATTGCCGGCCCAACCTGCGACAGCGCCGACATCATGTACGAGAACTACAAGTACGGCCTGCCGCTGAACCTGGCGATTGGTGATCGTCTGTACTGGTTGTCGACCGGTGCCTACACCACCAGCTACAGCGCAGTTGAGTTCAATGGCTTTCCGCCACTGAAATCCTTCTACGTATAA